GTCGATTGAGTTGAAGTGACAATCTCATACACGTTTTGTTATAAAACCGGAACAATGAGGTGGCAAGTCCGTAGGTATGGTTGGCAGCGAACCAGTTAGTTCAACTATGAAATGAAAGGTTTTGCCAAATGACTACCCCGCAGAATCCTGGTGATACCGGCCGCGTCGCACGCGTCCGCCAGACCACCACCCGCCGCGCTACCCCGCAGGCGACGGCAGGCTCCGAGTCCTACGCCTACGAGACCGACACCACCGTTGCCAACAACGATCACACCGGCCAAGAGGCCTGGATCGGAACCGACTCCACTGAGGTGTCGAACGGCAACGTCTCCTGGGGTGCCATCTTCGCTGGTGTGGTGACCTTCCTGGGCATCATGATTCTGCTCGGTGTCGGTGCCGCGGCGATGGGCCTACAGGGTACCTCCGCAGCGGCCACCGGCATCTTCACCCTGATCTCCCTGGCGATCGCCTTCGCAGCAGCAGGTTATGTCGCCGGTGCACTCGGTGTCCGCGCCGGCTTGTTCCACGGCTTCGCGGCATGGGCAACGTCGCTGATTTCCGCCCTCGTTCTCGCTGGCTGGCTCGGCGCGTCTGTCATCGGCGGCTTGGGCTCCGCCCTCGGCACTGTCGCTCAGTCCGCCGGCAACGCCGTGAACGTCACCAGCCAGGACGCACAGGCAGCGCAGAACAACGTCGACCAGCAGGATGCGCAGAATGCTCAGCAGCAGGCTCAGCAGACCGCTGACCAGGCCGCTCAGCAGGCGCAGGAGACCTACAACGAGGTTGCCCCGGAGGCTGCGGAGGGTTCCTGGTGGACCTTCGGTGGCCTGATCCTCGGCGCCCTCATCTCCTCCCTGGCGGGTGCCGCCGGAGCCCGCTCCGTACTTAACCGCGACGAGCAGCAGGTCGTGCGCCGCGCACGCCCCTAAACCGCCCGCAATAAAAACTGCACCGGGTTTCCCGGTGCAGTTTTTTTCTGTGCACGTCAAACGTGCTAACGCCGTCGACGCCGCCTCGACGGATCCCACGCCACAATGGCGGTGGAGCGAGGCACGTGCACGAGCTCACCTCCGCGGCGCTGGCCGGCGTCGATACGCTTGCGCAACGTGTCGTTCTCCTCCTGCAGCTCTTCGATCTGGCTAGTCAGCTCGATGATGGTCTTGATCCCCGCCAGGTTCACCCCCTCTTCCTGGGAGAGGTACTGGATGCGGCGCAACAGAGAGATGTCGCGCCGGGAGTAGCGGCGTCCGCCTCCACTGGTACGCATCGGCGTGACCAGCCCCATCCGGTCATAGGTGCGCAGCGTTTGCGCGTGCATTCCGGTGAGCTCGGCGGCAACCGAGATGACGTAATACTCCTGCTCATCCTTATAGGAAGCCATCGGCACTCACCTCCCTACTTCAACCCGGCCCACCCGGCGCGCGGGTCGAAGCCGGAATCCTTCTCCGCTTGGGCGTAGGCACGCAGCGCCGACGTTGCCGCAGCGTCGAGTGTGGACGGAATGGTCACCTCGACTGTCACCAGCAGGTCACCCGCGGCGCCGGTCTTCTTGGGCACGCCACGCCCCTTCACGCGAAGCGTCCGCCCGTTGGGGGTGTTCGCCGGAACCTTCACCTTGACGGGATTGTCCAGCGTGGGCACGGTGACCGTACCTCCGAGAGCAAGCTCGCCGAAGGAAACGGGCACTGTCACCTCGAGGTCGTCGCCCGCGCGGGTGAACACCTCGTCAGGCCGGACGTGGACGGAGACGAACAGGTCGCCCGCCGGGGTTCCGTTCGGGCCGGCCTCCCCCTGCCCGGCGAGACGGACCTTCTGCCCGTCGATGACACCGGCGGGAATTCTCACGGTGATAGATCTGGTACGGCGCACCGTTCCGGTACCCGAACAGGTCGTGCAGGGATCCTCGATAATCTCACCGGTTCCGCCGCAGTGCGGGCACGGGCGGGCCATTCCGAACGCCCCGCTGTTTTCCCGGAGGTATCCCGAGCCCGAGCAATGGCTGCATGTCGTTGTCTTGCCAGACTTGGAACCAGAGCCGTGGCAGGTCGTGCACGGCGCGTCGCCCGTGAGCTCGACTGGGATCGTAGTGCCCTTGGCGGCCTCTCGAAAGTCGAGTGTTATTTCGGTTTCGACGTCGGCCCCCCGCGACGGCCTAGCATTCCTGCCAGCAGCGCCGCCGCGGTTAAAGAGGCCACCGAAGATATCACCAAGGCCGCCGTCTCCAGCTTGTCCGCCAGGTGCTGTTGATCCGAAGATGTCTCCGAGGTCGAAGTCTTGCGTCGACGTGGAACGAAACCCGCCCGGGAAACCCGAGCCTCCTGCCCCTCCGAAGCGGCCGAAACCGCCGGAGTTCACCATAGATTTCAATTCGTCGTACTCTTTGCGCTTCGCCTCATCGCCGATCACGTCGTACGCCTCGGCGACCCGCTTGAACTTGTCCTCGGCGGCTTTGTTGCCGGGGTTGCTGTCCGGGTGGTTCTCACGCGCGAGCTTGCGGTAGGCCTTTTTGATGTCCGCGGCGCTCGCTGAGGAGGAAACGCCGAGGTCCCCGTAGTAGTCCTTGTTCACCCAGTCTTGTTGCATCGCCATGTCGCACCCTCCTTTCACACAATTTTTAGGTGCTGTATCTAATTAGTTTTGTAGAGGTCTAAGTAATAAGGGGAAAGCCGGGGCCGAGGCCGCGCCAGCGCGTGTCCTCGGTCCCCGGCCATCGAATGCCTGGAGGCTAGGCCTCGGTCTCACCGGCGGGCCCGGCCTGCTCGGCCGGGTCACCGATCAGCACCATGGCGTTGCGCACAAGGCGGTCACCCACCCGGTAGCCCTTCCGCAGCACGGTGCCCACAACCTTGGTATCTCCCTGGGAGAGATCCTGCACGGCTTCGTGGATTTCCGGGTCGAAGGCGTCGCCTTCGGCACCGAACGCGGTCACCTTTTGGCCGTCGAGCACGGTACGGAACTTATCCGAAAACGCCTTAAGGGGGCCCTCGTTCAGGTCACCGTGCTGGGCCGCGAGATCCAAGTCGTCGAGAAGCGGGATCATCTCACCGAGAACGCGCGCT
This window of the Corynebacterium qintianiae genome carries:
- a CDS encoding heat shock protein transcriptional repressor HspR — protein: MASYKDEQEYYVISVAAELTGMHAQTLRTYDRMGLVTPMRTSGGGRRYSRRDISLLRRIQYLSQEEGVNLAGIKTIIELTSQIEELQEENDTLRKRIDAGQRRGGELVHVPRSTAIVAWDPSRRRRRR
- the dnaJ gene encoding molecular chaperone DnaJ, whose translation is MAMQQDWVNKDYYGDLGVSSSASAADIKKAYRKLARENHPDSNPGNKAAEDKFKRVAEAYDVIGDEAKRKEYDELKSMVNSGGFGRFGGAGGSGFPGGFRSTSTQDFDLGDIFGSTAPGGQAGDGGLGDIFGGLFNRGGAAGRNARPSRGADVETEITLDFREAAKGTTIPVELTGDAPCTTCHGSGSKSGKTTTCSHCSGSGYLRENSGAFGMARPCPHCGGTGEIIEDPCTTCSGTGTVRRTRSITVRIPAGVIDGQKVRLAGQGEAGPNGTPAGDLFVSVHVRPDEVFTRAGDDLEVTVPVSFGELALGGTVTVPTLDNPVKVKVPANTPNGRTLRVKGRGVPKKTGAAGDLLVTVEVTIPSTLDAAATSALRAYAQAEKDSGFDPRAGWAGLK